One segment of Gloeocapsa sp. PCC 7428 DNA contains the following:
- a CDS encoding response regulator transcription factor, with translation MIRLLLVDDQSLICQGLQAVLDQESDLQVVGSAGNGEAAIAQVAALQPDVVLMDIRMPVMTGIEATRLIVEQFPNTKVLVLSTFDDDRDIAQAMRAGAKGYLLKDMPAPELIEAIRFVHRGYCQMAPGLMEKLLTNVPNNDSDQQDIVEEVKQLPSRERDVLRLIGQGCTNREIATQLHLAEGTVKTYVTHLLNRLALRNRSQLAIYANSIASMLNG, from the coding sequence ATGATTCGATTGTTACTTGTCGACGATCAAAGTTTGATTTGCCAAGGGCTACAGGCAGTTCTGGATCAGGAAAGCGATCTGCAAGTGGTGGGTTCTGCGGGGAATGGAGAGGCTGCGATCGCTCAAGTTGCCGCTTTACAGCCGGATGTTGTACTGATGGATATCCGAATGCCTGTAATGACTGGTATCGAAGCAACTCGATTGATTGTTGAGCAGTTTCCCAACACGAAAGTATTAGTTTTGAGTACCTTCGATGACGATCGCGATATTGCTCAGGCGATGCGGGCTGGTGCAAAAGGCTATTTGCTCAAAGATATGCCTGCTCCAGAACTGATCGAAGCCATTCGTTTCGTTCATCGGGGCTATTGTCAAATGGCTCCAGGATTAATGGAAAAGCTGTTAACCAATGTTCCAAACAACGATTCGGATCAGCAAGACATCGTAGAGGAAGTTAAACAGCTACCATCCAGAGAACGAGATGTATTGCGCTTAATCGGTCAGGGATGTACAAACCGTGAAATTGCAACTCAACTCCACTTGGCAGAAGGTACAGTTAAGACATATGTGACGCATTTACTCAATCGTTTGGCGCTACGGAATCGCTCACAGCT